One genomic segment of Nitrospirota bacterium includes these proteins:
- a CDS encoding 2-oxoglutarate:ferredoxin oxidoreductase has protein sequence MSPLNAAQRERVIDVGPAGFHPPSAMELGVTHPDSGFGLSYGWHAPADEVIAESARQLYTRKNPTIFPGPLYLWAWNPDWIAKGQALLRLAAEIPNVMIIPMPDYRPKYPKIDPEEGINPNHPNLTIWHNKIEVALFIGIHCHYANLALRMVRAGTNCLTIAFCHDIHEDAMLSVQDLDVTYMDHVIEIFRAVRKDLGVEMPTDGKTVRLTGTQIRANHGVECVNPFPSA, from the coding sequence ATGAGTCCGTTGAATGCAGCACAGCGTGAGCGAGTGATCGATGTCGGTCCGGCGGGATTCCATCCGCCGTCGGCGATGGAATTGGGAGTAACACATCCTGACTCTGGATTCGGGTTGAGCTATGGCTGGCACGCGCCGGCAGATGAGGTCATCGCCGAATCGGCGCGGCAACTGTATACGCGAAAGAATCCCACGATCTTCCCGGGTCCCTTGTATCTCTGGGCCTGGAATCCCGACTGGATCGCCAAAGGACAGGCCCTGCTGCGGCTCGCCGCCGAAATCCCGAACGTGATGATCATTCCGATGCCGGACTATCGGCCTAAGTATCCCAAGATCGATCCGGAGGAAGGGATCAATCCCAATCATCCGAATCTCACGATCTGGCACAACAAGATCGAGGTCGCTCTGTTCATTGGGATTCATTGCCACTATGCCAATCTGGCCCTGCGCATGGTACGGGCCGGAACGAACTGTCTCACGATCGCGTTCTGCCACGACATCCATGAAGACGCGATGCTCAGCGTGCAGGATCTCGATGTGACTTACATGGATCACGTCATCGAGATTTTCCGAGCCGTGCGCAAAGATCTGGGCGTCGAGATGCCGACAGACGGGAAAACCGTTCGATTGACCGGCACGCAGATACGCGCCAACCACGGGGTGGAGTGCGTGAATCCGTTTCCGAGTGCCTGA
- a CDS encoding sigma-54-dependent Fis family transcriptional regulator codes for MTRAVHILVVDDEVNIRNALVTLLERKGYRAQGVATAEEGLDLLETTEMDLAITDLRMPGIGGMEFLRRLRTKWPGTEVVVMTAYGSIETAVEAMRAGAYDYLTKPIDRERFSILVEKALERHRLAIENQQLRDRLETRTRFEQMVGDSEPMQHVYHLVEMVAASDVTVLLTGESGTGKELVARAIHHKSPRADGPSITLNCGALPDALFESELFGYEKGAFTGAMTTKAGRFELADGGTLLLDEVGELSLKSQVDFLRVLETKEFRRLGGTKLITVDARIIAATNRNLEEAVKQGAFREDLFYRLNVVPIKVPPLRERGDDIPLLVETFLPEFCAQHHRAPKDVSREAMRLLRLYAWPGNIRQLRNLLERLVVTVGEEMILPQHLPEEIQASREDVRTMVVTLGNSLEEIEKEVIRRTLIEVTNHREKAAKLLGISLRSLQYKIKEYGIRE; via the coding sequence ATGACGCGAGCCGTCCATATTCTCGTTGTCGACGATGAGGTGAATATTCGCAACGCGCTGGTGACCCTCCTGGAAAGGAAGGGATATCGGGCCCAAGGCGTGGCAACGGCTGAAGAAGGGTTGGATCTGCTTGAAACGACCGAGATGGATCTGGCGATTACCGACTTGCGCATGCCGGGAATCGGCGGGATGGAATTTCTGCGGAGGCTGCGAACAAAATGGCCCGGCACAGAAGTGGTAGTTATGACGGCCTATGGATCCATCGAAACCGCCGTGGAAGCGATGCGTGCTGGAGCCTACGATTATCTCACCAAGCCCATCGATCGCGAGCGGTTCTCCATTCTTGTGGAGAAAGCGCTCGAGCGACACCGTCTTGCCATCGAAAACCAGCAGCTCCGGGATCGACTCGAAACGAGAACGCGTTTCGAGCAAATGGTCGGCGACAGCGAACCGATGCAGCACGTATATCATCTCGTAGAGATGGTGGCGGCAAGCGACGTGACCGTGTTGCTCACTGGCGAAAGTGGAACCGGGAAGGAACTCGTCGCCCGAGCGATCCATCACAAAAGCCCGAGGGCCGATGGGCCGTCTATTACCCTGAATTGCGGGGCATTACCTGATGCTCTCTTCGAGAGCGAGTTGTTCGGCTATGAGAAAGGCGCCTTCACCGGCGCGATGACGACCAAGGCCGGACGGTTCGAGCTGGCCGACGGCGGCACGTTGTTGCTAGATGAAGTTGGTGAACTCTCGCTGAAATCTCAAGTCGATTTTTTGCGCGTGCTGGAAACCAAGGAGTTCAGGCGTCTGGGTGGAACCAAGCTGATTACGGTCGATGCCCGCATCATCGCGGCCACCAATCGCAATCTTGAGGAAGCGGTCAAGCAAGGCGCTTTTCGCGAGGATCTCTTTTATCGACTCAATGTCGTCCCCATTAAAGTACCGCCGCTGCGCGAGCGCGGAGACGACATTCCCCTCCTCGTTGAGACTTTCCTACCAGAATTTTGCGCACAGCATCACCGAGCGCCAAAGGACGTCTCGAGGGAAGCCATGCGGTTATTACGGCTGTACGCCTGGCCGGGAAATATCCGGCAACTCCGCAATCTCCTCGAACGACTGGTCGTGACCGTAGGCGAGGAGATGATCCTGCCCCAACATTTGCCGGAGGAAATTCAGGCCAGCCGGGAAGATGTTCGGACCATGGTCGTCACCCTCGGAAATTCTTTGGAAGAAATTGAGAAAGAAGTGATCCGACGGACGCTTATCGAAGTCACCAACCACCGCGAGAAAGCCGCCAAGTTGCTCGGTATCAGCCTGCGATCCCTCCAGTACAAGATCAAAGAATACGGGATCCGCGAGTAA